The genomic interval AATGATCGGATAATAAAAATCTCCGTCTTTTTCCTCACATTGTCTTATAAAATCATCGATGGCCTCAGTCGTAATAAACGGTACATCGACTGTCACAATTAAGGTTTTACAAGATGATTGTGACGCTTTAAGCCCTGATGTAACCGTATCCAAAATAGTTTTACCACTTTGCGCAAAGGTTATATCATACTGCTTTAAAGGCATCCGGTCGGACAGATTGCTCGGTCCAGCTACAATAATTTTTGCGATATGCTTACTTTGCTGCAACGCTTCTAATATAAAGGAAAGCATAGGCTTACCACCAATGTCGATGAAAGCTTCATACATTTGCGCATGATCTGCACTCAGTTTCTTGCTTATACCACCTGCTAACACAATCGCATTATACATTGTAGCCTCCTATGCCAATCGAACAATATTATTTTTGTTTTTTCTCCATATTTTCCATGCTGATTAAAAGCGTCTGTTCTGATTTTTCCATATGATGTTCTGCCGCTTTTTGCGCAAGTTCCACATTGCCTTGTGCAATTGCTTCAACCATTTGTCTGTGTTCTTCTAAAGTTTCTTTTAAACGACCTGGATAAGACATAGAAGTAGAACGAAACCGCGTCAATTGTTCACGTAAATTATAAATAATACCAACTAATCTTGTATTGCGGCTTGCCTGATATAAGATATCATGAAATTCTGTATCTGTTTCAACGATTTTTTCCATATCATTTTGTTCTATGTATTCACCAATTAGTACAAGTAAACGCTCCAAACGTTCTAGTTCTTCATCCGTAATCCGTTCCGCAGCAAGACCGCTTGCCAAAGAATCTAAAGATGTACGAATCTCAAAAACCTCATTGACATCGCGAATCGAAAGGTTAGCTACATATGTACCACGCCTTGGCATCATAATAACATACCCTTCCAATTCTAATTTACGAATTGCCTCACGCACCGGTGTGCGGCTCACGCCCAATTCTTCTGCCAATTGTATTTCCATTAAACGTTCACCGGGTTTTAGCACCCCTCCGCGAATTGCTTCACGTAATGTTTCGCAAACAACTTCGCGTAATGGTTGATAACTATCCAATTTTATTGGTGCTAATCTTCGTTGCATAATTTCTCCTCAACTCCCACAAACTGTTTTTGTTAAAAATATCTGTGTTTTATCCAAGCCTTTTAATTTTTCTGCGATATAAGCAGCTCTTTCTTGATCCGGCGTAATTCCAAAGACGGTTGGACCACTTCCAGACATCAAACTCGCCAGAGCACCATGCTGCAGCATAAGCCGCTTGAGTCTCTCAATTTCAGCATGCTCTTCCATAGTAACACTTTCTAGTACATTACACAATAATTTACTGATATTTTGTAAATCCCCTTGTGTTAAACACTCAATAATATCTGTAGTTTTTGGATGTGCATTGACGCTAAGCGCATTATAATTTTGATATGCCCAAGCAGTCGATATGGAAATTTGTGGTTTTGCTAAAATAAC from Massilibacillus massiliensis carries:
- a CDS encoding NTP transferase domain-containing protein — its product is MYNAIVLAGGISKKLSADHAQMYEAFIDIGGKPMLSFILEALQQSKHIAKIIVAGPSNLSDRMPLKQYDITFAQSGKTILDTVTSGLKASQSSCKTLIVTVDVPFITTEAIDDFIRQCEEKDGDFYYPIIEKQISEVKFPQAKRTYVKLSDGIFTGGNIFLVNPNIVPQCMLVAEKMIKNRKKPWKLASLLGWGTLIRFILGNLSVDAARNRVSEILGVRGVVILSNYPELGMDMDKISDIELARQYFI
- a CDS encoding GntR family transcriptional regulator, producing MQRRLAPIKLDSYQPLREVVCETLREAIRGGVLKPGERLMEIQLAEELGVSRTPVREAIRKLELEGYVIMMPRRGTYVANLSIRDVNEVFEIRTSLDSLASGLAAERITDEELERLERLLVLIGEYIEQNDMEKIVETDTEFHDILYQASRNTRLVGIIYNLREQLTRFRSTSMSYPGRLKETLEEHRQMVEAIAQGNVELAQKAAEHHMEKSEQTLLISMENMEKKQK